The Triticum dicoccoides isolate Atlit2015 ecotype Zavitan chromosome 6A, WEW_v2.0, whole genome shotgun sequence genome has a window encoding:
- the LOC119315652 gene encoding F-box protein SKIP19-like: protein MLPLLEELEISRPTYCNTREMVELVAGICLELKHFRLVMHGLEGRRTSARVASLVARMHKLRSLHLVRLKLDNEELGTILDNCHDLEYLDMRECSLVDMDNMDDSLRVKLAQINMDNHEYSSDQQVDYEYKIRSIHYELNYRELRDGSLSYYPDYNDSYEEYCYYIGSGDGIDDADLEQYEKILDVKSMRRYLS, encoded by the coding sequence ATGTTACCTCTGCTCGAGGAGCTTGAGATTTCACGACCTACATATTGCAATACACGAGAAATGGTTGAACTAGTCGCAGGAATATGCCTAGAGTTGAAGCACTTCAGACTTGTCATGCATGGCCTTGAAGGCAGGCGTACTAGTGCCAGGGTAGCATCTTTGGTTGCAAGGATGCACAAGCTACGCTCCTTGCATCTTGTCCGCCTTAAACTTGACAATGAAGAGCTGGGAACCATCCTTGACAATTGCCACGACCTAGAGTACCTCGACATGCGAGAGTGCAGCCTTGTTGACATGGATAACATGGATGACAGCCTACGAGTGAAGCTTGCCCAGATCAATATGGATAACCATGAGTACTCTAGTGACCAACAGGTTGACTATGAGTACAAGATCCGTAGTATTCATTACGAACTCAACTACCGTGAACTTAGAGATGGTTCGCTTTCCTACTATCCGGATTACAACGACTCCTATGAGGAATattgctactacattggtagtggTGATGGTATTGACGATGCCGATCTCGAACAGTATGAGAAAATCCTTGATGTCAAGAGCATGCGTAGGTACCTAAGCTAA